The following proteins are encoded in a genomic region of Micromonospora olivasterospora:
- a CDS encoding ATP-dependent helicase has product MAEVTGGFGAATREWFGAAFAAPTAAQAGAWRSVAAGRNALVVAPTGSGKTLAAFLWSLDRLAQAPPPAEARQRCRVLYVSPLKALAVDVERNLRAPLAGIRQAATRLGVAPPDITVGMRTGDTPADERRAFARTPPDILITTPESLFLLLTSAARDSLRGVETVIVDEVHAVAGTKRGAHLALSLERLDELLPAPAQRIGLSATVRPIDACARFLGGARPVDVVQPATPKTIEVSVQVPVEDMTRLDEQEPPGDDLDGPRRASIWPAVEERVYSLVRAHRSTIVFTNSRRSAERLCARLNELAAEELTGAPAPAPRRPPAELMAQSGAAAGAAPVIARAHHGSVSREERRHIEEALKSGQLPAVVATSSLELGIDMGAVDLVVQIEAPPSVAAGLQRVGRAGHQVGAVSRGVVFPKHRGDLLSCAVVAERMADGAIEELSYPRNPLDVLAQQVVAMVALEPWRVGDLAAVVRRAAPFAELPDSALHAVLDMLSGRYPSTAFAELRPRLVWDRATDVLTGRPGAQRLAVTSGGTIPDRGLFGVFLAGAERAARVGELDEEMVYESRVGDVFLLGSSSWRIEDITPDRVLVSPAPGQAARMPFWKGDQPGRPVELGRAIGARVRGLLRQGDEAAVAALRSGGLDDWAAGNLMAYLREQQAATRSLPDDRTVVVERFRDELGDWRLAVHSVLGARVNAPWALAIGRRLAERYGVDAQVLPSDDGIVVRLPDTAEEPPGADVIVFDPDEVAQLVEESVGTSALFAARFRECAARSLLLPRRDPRRRQPLWQQRQRAAQLLDVAREYADFPVTLEAARECLQDVFDQPALAGLMRDLAARRVRLVEVETDRPSPFARSLLFGYVGAFLYEGDAPLAERRAAALALDSALLGELLGRVDLRELLDPAVLAETERQLRWLTERRRPRDAEDVIELLRTLGDLSEAELAERGAPVGWLTELAAARRVLRVRVAGEERWVVVEDAARLRDALGVALPVGVAEAYLAPVADPLGDLVARYARTHGPFAAVSCAARFGLGVAVVEQALRRLAATGRVVSGEFAPDTVGTQWCDAEVLRLLRRRSLAALRREIEPVPPRALATFLPRWQQVGSSARGVEAVAAAVEQLQGAAVPASALERLVLPGRVADYSPAQLDELCASGEVVWAGSGALSGGDGWVTLAYADAAPLLLPPPDDVLARTPLHEAVLDALADGQALFFRSLADRVASTDDAALAAAIWDLVWAGHLTNDTLAPLRAALGGGGAHRSRPSAPRTRYRRPGRVALPSRGGPPTVAGRWSRLPERDLDPTRRAAALAEVLLERHGVVTRGAVAAEQVSGGFAAVYPVLAALEERGAARRGYFVEGLGAAQFAVPGAVDRLRALADPADAGRGRGGPTVVLAATDPANPYGGALPWPERVVDSGDGAAPATGHRAGRKAGALVVLAGGDLVLYVERGGRTILSFSADPDALASAGKALADAVHSGALGAMSVERADGEAVAASPLRDALTAAGFRPTPRGLRLRG; this is encoded by the coding sequence ATGGCGGAGGTGACGGGCGGGTTCGGCGCGGCGACGCGGGAGTGGTTCGGCGCGGCGTTCGCCGCACCCACCGCCGCCCAGGCCGGCGCCTGGCGGTCCGTGGCGGCCGGGCGGAACGCCCTGGTCGTCGCGCCCACGGGCTCCGGCAAGACGCTCGCCGCGTTCCTCTGGTCGCTGGACCGGCTCGCCCAGGCGCCGCCGCCGGCCGAGGCCCGCCAGCGGTGCCGGGTGCTCTACGTCAGCCCGCTCAAGGCCCTGGCCGTCGACGTCGAGCGCAACCTGCGCGCTCCCCTCGCGGGCATCCGGCAGGCCGCCACCCGGCTGGGCGTCGCGCCGCCGGACATCACGGTCGGCATGCGTACCGGGGACACTCCCGCCGACGAGCGGCGCGCCTTCGCGCGCACCCCGCCGGACATCCTCATCACCACGCCCGAGTCGCTGTTCCTGCTGCTCACGTCCGCCGCACGGGACTCGCTGCGCGGCGTGGAGACGGTGATCGTCGACGAGGTCCACGCGGTGGCCGGGACGAAGCGCGGGGCCCACCTGGCGCTCTCCCTGGAACGCCTCGACGAGCTGCTGCCCGCCCCCGCGCAGCGGATCGGCCTGTCCGCCACCGTCCGCCCCATCGACGCCTGCGCCCGGTTCCTCGGCGGGGCCCGCCCGGTCGACGTGGTCCAGCCCGCGACCCCGAAGACGATCGAGGTCAGCGTCCAGGTCCCGGTGGAGGACATGACCCGCCTCGACGAGCAGGAGCCGCCCGGGGACGACCTCGACGGCCCGCGCCGGGCCTCGATCTGGCCGGCGGTCGAGGAGCGGGTGTACTCGCTCGTCCGGGCGCACCGCTCGACCATCGTCTTCACCAACTCCCGGCGCAGCGCCGAGCGGCTCTGCGCCCGGCTCAACGAGCTGGCCGCCGAGGAGCTGACGGGGGCACCGGCCCCGGCCCCGCGCCGGCCGCCGGCCGAGCTGATGGCCCAGTCCGGCGCGGCGGCCGGCGCGGCGCCGGTGATCGCCCGCGCCCACCACGGCAGCGTGTCCCGCGAGGAGCGCCGGCACATCGAGGAGGCGCTGAAGTCGGGGCAGCTGCCCGCCGTGGTGGCCACCTCCAGCCTGGAGCTGGGCATCGACATGGGCGCGGTCGACCTGGTGGTGCAGATCGAGGCGCCGCCCAGCGTCGCCGCCGGCCTGCAACGGGTCGGGCGCGCCGGGCACCAGGTCGGCGCCGTCTCGCGGGGCGTGGTCTTCCCCAAGCACCGGGGCGACCTGCTCTCCTGCGCGGTCGTCGCCGAGCGGATGGCCGACGGCGCCATCGAGGAGCTGAGCTACCCGCGCAACCCGCTCGACGTCCTCGCCCAGCAGGTCGTCGCCATGGTCGCCCTGGAGCCGTGGCGGGTCGGCGACCTGGCCGCGGTGGTGCGCCGCGCCGCGCCGTTCGCCGAGCTGCCCGACTCCGCCCTGCACGCCGTGCTGGACATGCTCTCCGGCCGGTACCCGTCGACCGCGTTCGCCGAGCTGCGCCCCCGGCTGGTGTGGGACCGCGCCACCGACGTGCTGACCGGGCGTCCCGGCGCGCAACGGCTCGCGGTGACCAGCGGCGGCACCATCCCCGACCGGGGCCTGTTCGGCGTCTTCCTGGCCGGCGCGGAGCGGGCCGCCCGGGTCGGCGAGCTGGACGAGGAGATGGTCTACGAGTCCCGCGTCGGCGACGTCTTCCTGCTCGGCTCGTCGTCCTGGCGGATCGAGGACATCACCCCCGACCGGGTGCTGGTGTCGCCGGCCCCCGGCCAGGCCGCCCGGATGCCGTTCTGGAAGGGCGACCAGCCCGGCCGGCCGGTGGAGCTGGGCCGGGCCATCGGCGCGCGGGTGCGCGGCCTGCTCCGCCAGGGCGACGAGGCGGCGGTCGCCGCGCTGCGCTCCGGTGGGCTGGACGACTGGGCCGCCGGCAACCTGATGGCGTACCTGCGGGAGCAGCAGGCCGCGACCCGGTCCCTGCCGGACGACCGGACGGTGGTGGTGGAGCGGTTCCGCGACGAGCTGGGCGACTGGCGGCTCGCCGTGCACTCGGTGCTCGGCGCGCGGGTGAACGCCCCGTGGGCGCTGGCGATCGGCCGGCGGCTCGCCGAACGGTACGGCGTGGACGCCCAGGTGTTGCCCTCCGACGACGGCATCGTGGTGCGGCTGCCGGACACGGCCGAGGAGCCGCCCGGCGCCGATGTGATCGTCTTCGACCCCGACGAGGTCGCCCAGCTGGTCGAGGAGTCGGTCGGCACGTCCGCGCTGTTCGCCGCCCGGTTCCGGGAGTGCGCGGCCCGGTCCCTGCTGCTGCCCCGCCGCGACCCGCGCCGCCGCCAGCCGCTGTGGCAGCAGCGCCAGCGCGCCGCCCAACTGCTCGACGTCGCCCGCGAGTACGCCGACTTCCCGGTCACCCTGGAGGCCGCCCGGGAGTGCCTTCAGGACGTCTTCGACCAGCCCGCGCTGGCCGGCCTGATGCGCGACCTGGCCGCCCGGCGGGTGCGCCTGGTCGAGGTGGAGACCGACCGCCCGTCGCCGTTCGCCCGCTCGCTGCTGTTCGGGTACGTCGGCGCGTTCCTCTACGAGGGCGACGCCCCCCTCGCGGAGCGGCGGGCCGCCGCCCTGGCGCTGGACTCGGCGCTGCTCGGCGAGTTGCTCGGCCGGGTCGACCTGCGCGAGCTGCTCGACCCGGCGGTGCTCGCCGAGACCGAGCGGCAGCTGCGCTGGCTCACCGAGCGGCGCCGCCCCCGCGACGCCGAGGACGTGATCGAGCTGCTGCGCACGCTCGGCGACCTGTCGGAGGCCGAGCTGGCCGAGCGCGGCGCGCCGGTCGGCTGGCTCACCGAGCTGGCGGCCGCCCGGCGGGTGCTGCGGGTGCGCGTCGCCGGCGAGGAGCGCTGGGTCGTCGTCGAGGACGCCGCCCGGCTGCGCGACGCGCTCGGCGTGGCGCTGCCCGTCGGGGTGGCCGAGGCGTACCTGGCGCCGGTGGCCGACCCGCTCGGCGACCTGGTCGCCCGGTACGCCCGCACCCACGGCCCGTTCGCCGCCGTCTCCTGCGCCGCCCGGTTCGGGCTCGGGGTGGCCGTCGTCGAGCAGGCGCTGCGCCGGCTCGCCGCGACCGGGCGGGTGGTCTCCGGCGAGTTCGCGCCCGACACCGTCGGCACCCAGTGGTGCGACGCGGAGGTGCTGCGGCTGCTGCGCCGTCGTTCGCTGGCCGCGCTGCGGCGGGAGATCGAGCCGGTGCCGCCCCGGGCGCTGGCGACGTTCCTGCCCCGCTGGCAGCAGGTCGGCTCGTCGGCCCGGGGCGTGGAGGCGGTCGCCGCCGCCGTCGAGCAGTTGCAGGGCGCGGCCGTGCCGGCGTCCGCGCTGGAACGCCTGGTGCTGCCCGGCCGGGTCGCCGACTACTCCCCCGCCCAGCTCGACGAGCTGTGCGCCAGCGGCGAGGTGGTGTGGGCCGGCTCGGGGGCGCTCTCCGGCGGGGACGGCTGGGTCACCCTCGCGTACGCGGACGCCGCGCCGCTGCTCCTGCCGCCGCCGGACGACGTCCTCGCCCGCACCCCGCTGCACGAGGCGGTGCTCGACGCGCTCGCCGACGGGCAGGCGCTGTTCTTCCGCTCGCTGGCCGACCGGGTCGCCTCGACCGACGACGCCGCCCTCGCCGCCGCGATCTGGGACCTGGTCTGGGCCGGCCACCTCACCAACGACACCCTCGCCCCGCTGCGGGCGGCGCTCGGCGGTGGCGGGGCGCACCGGTCGCGGCCGTCCGCGCCGCGTACCCGCTACCGCCGTCCCGGCCGGGTCGCGCTGCCCAGCCGCGGCGGCCCGCCCACCGTGGCCGGCCGCTGGTCCCGGCTGCCGGAGCGGGACCTCGACCCGACCCGGCGGGCCGCCGCGCTCGCCGAGGTGCTGCTCGAACGGCACGGGGTGGTGACCCGGGGCGCGGTCGCGGCCGAGCAGGTGAGCGGCGGGTTTGCCGCCGTCTATCCGGTGCTCGCCGCACTGGAGGAGCGCGGCGCCGCCCGGCGCGGCTACTTCGTCGAGGGGCTGGGGGCGGCCCAGTTCGCGGTGCCCGGCGCGGTGGACCGCCTGCGCGCCCTCGCCGACCCGGCCGACGCCGGCCGGGGCCGGGGAGGGCCGACGGTGGTGCTCGCCGCCACCGACCCCGCCAACCCGTACGGCGGGGCGCTGCCCTGGCCGGAGCGGGTGGTCGACTCCGGCGACGGGGCGGCCCCGGCGACCGGGCACCGGGCCGGCCGCAAGGCGGGCGCCCTGGTGGTGCTGGCCGGCGGCGATCTGGTGCTCTACGTCGAGCGGGGCGGGCGGACGATCCTGTCGTTCTCCGCCGACCCGGATGCCCTCGCCTCGGCCGGCAAGGCGCTCGCCGACGCGGTGCACTCCGGCGCTCTCGGCGCGATGTCGGTCGAGCGGGCCGACGGGGAGGCGGTCGCGGCCTCCCCGCTGCGCGACGCGCTGACCGCCGCCGGGTTCCGGCCGACGCCCCGCGGCCTGCGCCTGCGCGGCTGA
- a CDS encoding proton-conducting transporter membrane subunit, producing the protein MLVLLILHLVAALVAPPLVRWWGPRAFLPLALAPAAAFAWALARTPAVAGGGAVTETYSWIPQLRLALAFRLTTLSWLLILLVGGVGALVLVYCARYFAPGSVGLTRFAGVLVAFAGAMLGLVLADDLLLLYVFWELTTIFSYLLIGHSTERRSSRWAARQALIVTTLGGLAMLVGFLMLGRHAGEYRWSALASADLPGGGYLVTAVLLVLAGALAKSAVLPFSSWLPAAMAAPSPVSAYLHAAAMVKAGVYLIGLLAPVLAAVGPWRPVAVTAGLLTMLAGGWAALRQTDLKLLLAYGTTSQLGLLTVALAWGTPDAALAGTAMLLAHGLFKSALFLVVGAVDHTAGTRDLRELSGLGRRAPLLAATGILAAASMAGVPPLIGFVGKEAILAAYTGQPLLLAGLVAGTVLTVAYSVRFAWGAFATRPDVEPTEPGHAPAALLAPPALLAVAGWPPVCSPARSAACCARTPSSSARSGRTSRCGTGRASPSASPPRPSRAARRCSRCAARSPRCCTGSARRWAASAGTSG; encoded by the coding sequence GTGCTCGTACTGCTGATCCTCCACCTCGTGGCCGCGCTCGTCGCGCCGCCGCTGGTCCGGTGGTGGGGGCCCCGCGCCTTCCTCCCGCTGGCGCTCGCGCCTGCTGCCGCGTTCGCCTGGGCCCTGGCCCGTACGCCCGCCGTGGCCGGCGGCGGCGCGGTGACGGAGACATACTCCTGGATCCCGCAGCTGCGGCTGGCGCTGGCGTTCCGGCTGACCACCCTGTCCTGGCTGCTGATCCTGCTGGTCGGCGGCGTCGGCGCGCTGGTGCTGGTCTACTGCGCCCGGTACTTCGCCCCCGGCTCGGTGGGCCTGACCCGGTTCGCCGGGGTGCTGGTCGCCTTCGCCGGCGCGATGCTCGGCCTCGTCCTCGCCGACGACCTGCTGCTGCTCTACGTCTTCTGGGAACTGACGACGATCTTCTCCTACCTGCTGATCGGGCACAGCACCGAGCGCCGGTCCAGCCGGTGGGCGGCGAGGCAGGCGCTGATCGTGACCACGCTCGGCGGGCTGGCCATGCTCGTCGGTTTCCTGATGCTCGGCCGGCACGCGGGGGAGTATCGCTGGTCGGCGCTCGCCTCGGCCGACCTGCCCGGGGGCGGGTACCTGGTCACCGCCGTCCTGCTCGTGCTGGCCGGCGCGCTGGCCAAGTCGGCGGTGCTGCCGTTCAGCTCCTGGCTGCCGGCGGCGATGGCCGCGCCCAGCCCGGTCAGCGCGTACCTGCACGCGGCGGCGATGGTGAAGGCCGGCGTGTACCTGATCGGGCTGCTCGCGCCCGTGCTGGCCGCGGTCGGCCCGTGGCGGCCGGTGGCGGTCACCGCCGGGCTGCTCACCATGCTGGCCGGCGGCTGGGCCGCCCTGCGCCAGACCGACCTGAAGCTGCTGCTGGCGTACGGCACGACCAGCCAGCTCGGCCTGCTGACGGTGGCGCTCGCCTGGGGCACCCCGGACGCCGCGCTGGCCGGGACGGCGATGCTGCTCGCCCACGGGCTGTTCAAGTCCGCGCTGTTCCTCGTCGTCGGGGCCGTCGACCACACCGCCGGCACCCGCGACCTGCGCGAGCTGTCCGGCCTGGGGCGGCGCGCCCCGCTGCTGGCCGCGACCGGGATCCTGGCCGCCGCCTCCATGGCGGGGGTGCCGCCGCTGATCGGGTTCGTGGGCAAGGAGGCGATCCTCGCCGCGTACACCGGTCAGCCGCTGCTCCTCGCCGGGCTGGTCGCCGGCACCGTGCTCACCGTCGCGTACAGCGTCCGCTTCGCCTGGGGCGCGTTCGCCACCCGGCCGGACGTCGAGCCCACCGAGCCGGGGCACGCCCCCGCCGCCCTGCTCGCGCCGCCGGCCCTGCTCGCCGTCGCGGGCTGGCCGCCGGTGTGCTCGCCGGCCCGCTCGGCCGCCTGCTGCGCCCGTACGCCGAGCTCTTCGGCCCGGTCGGGGCGGACCTCGCGCTGTGGCACGGGCCGAGCCTCGCCCTCGGCCTCTCCGCCGCGGCCCTCGCGGGCGGCGCGGCGCTGTTCGCGCTGCGCGGCCCGCTCGCCCCGGTGCTGCACCGGGTCCGCGCGCCGGTGGGCGGCGTCCGCGGGTACGAGTGGCTGA
- the mbhE gene encoding hydrogen gas-evolving membrane-bound hydrogenase subunit E, with the protein MLHRVRAPVGGVRGYEWLTRRFDRAAIAVTSVTQRGSLPQYLGTILLVLVLVPGGALLATGPWGRPVHLWDTPLQLVVGLVTAAAALLAVGARRRLTAMLLVGVTGYGTAMMFVLYGAPDLALTQFLVETATIAVFVLVLRRLPERFSVRPLRRSRWVRRSVGVAVGVVLAGLGLVAAGARTAPSISRDFPEQAVIRAYGRNVVNVTLVDIRAWDTMGELSVLVATATGVASLVFQRSRTGPRPRRPPRPVGRRPRPGGRCGCAAVPPCTPAAGRSSSRWSPG; encoded by the coding sequence GTGCTGCACCGGGTCCGCGCGCCGGTGGGCGGCGTCCGCGGGTACGAGTGGCTGACGCGCCGTTTCGACCGGGCCGCCATCGCCGTCACCAGCGTCACCCAGCGCGGCTCGCTGCCGCAGTACCTCGGCACGATCCTGCTGGTCCTGGTGCTCGTGCCCGGCGGGGCGCTGCTGGCCACCGGCCCCTGGGGGCGGCCGGTCCACCTGTGGGACACCCCGCTGCAGCTCGTGGTGGGGCTGGTGACCGCGGCGGCGGCGCTGCTCGCCGTCGGTGCCCGCCGCCGGCTCACCGCGATGCTGCTGGTCGGGGTCACCGGCTACGGCACCGCGATGATGTTCGTCCTGTACGGCGCGCCCGACCTGGCGCTGACCCAGTTCCTGGTGGAGACGGCCACCATCGCGGTGTTCGTGCTGGTGCTGCGCCGGCTGCCGGAGCGGTTCTCCGTCCGCCCCCTGCGCCGCAGCCGGTGGGTGCGCCGGTCGGTGGGCGTCGCGGTCGGCGTGGTGCTCGCCGGGCTCGGCCTGGTGGCGGCCGGTGCCCGGACCGCGCCGTCGATCTCGCGCGACTTCCCGGAGCAGGCGGTCATCCGGGCGTACGGCCGCAACGTGGTCAACGTGACCCTCGTCGACATCCGGGCCTGGGACACCATGGGGGAGCTCTCGGTGCTGGTGGCCACCGCGACCGGCGTGGCCAGCCTCGTCTTCCAGCGTTCCCGCACCGGCCCCCGCCCGCGACGCCCGCCGCGCCCCGTCGGCCGGCGTCCCCGCCCGGGCGGCCGGTGTGGCTGCGCGGCGGTCCCACCCTGCACGCCCGCCGCCGGTCGATCGTCTTCGAGGTGGTCACCCGGCTGA
- a CDS encoding MnhB domain-containing protein: protein MVTRLIFHTVVLLSLFLLFSGHNAPGGGFVGGLVAGLALAVRYLAGGRYELAEAAPVGAGTVLGAGLAVSVGTGVASLLAGRWVLESARLDFALPGVGEIHLVTALFFDIGVYLIVVGLVLDILRSLGAEVDRHIEAAGGGGRGLAVDAGEPR, encoded by the coding sequence GTGGTCACCCGGCTGATCTTCCACACCGTGGTGCTGCTCTCCCTGTTCCTGCTCTTCTCCGGCCACAACGCCCCCGGCGGCGGCTTCGTCGGCGGCCTGGTCGCCGGCCTCGCCCTGGCCGTGCGCTACCTCGCCGGCGGCCGGTACGAGCTGGCCGAGGCGGCCCCGGTCGGTGCCGGCACGGTGCTCGGCGCCGGCCTGGCCGTGTCGGTGGGCACCGGCGTGGCCTCCCTGCTCGCCGGCCGGTGGGTGCTGGAGAGCGCGCGGCTCGACTTCGCGCTGCCCGGCGTGGGCGAGATCCACCTGGTGACGGCCCTCTTCTTCGACATCGGCGTGTACCTGATCGTGGTCGGCCTCGTGCTGGACATCCTGCGCAGTCTCGGCGCGGAGGTCGACCGGCACATCGAGGCGGCCGGCGGCGGCGGGCGCGGGCTGGCCGTGGACGCGGGGGAGCCGCGATGA
- a CDS encoding Na(+)/H(+) antiporter subunit C — protein MTGPSLVLVAAVGVLAGTGVTLLLERSLSRILLGVILLGNGVNLLILLGGRPGAAPVVGTAPIDRMSDMLPQAMVLTAIVITFGLTAFLLAVAYRGWYLEGNDEVEDDLEDRKVAALAARNELPAPDLGGEGPGDDPEQVDPEPFPRRPRRRGDTA, from the coding sequence ATGACCGGGCCCAGCCTGGTGCTGGTGGCCGCCGTCGGGGTGCTTGCCGGCACCGGCGTGACCCTGCTGCTGGAACGCAGCCTGAGCCGGATCCTGCTCGGGGTCATCCTGCTCGGCAACGGGGTCAACCTGCTGATCCTGCTCGGCGGCCGGCCCGGCGCGGCGCCCGTGGTCGGCACGGCGCCGATCGACCGGATGAGCGACATGCTGCCGCAGGCGATGGTGCTCACCGCCATCGTGATCACCTTCGGGCTCACCGCGTTCCTGCTCGCCGTCGCGTACCGCGGCTGGTACCTCGAGGGCAACGACGAGGTGGAGGACGACCTGGAGGACCGCAAGGTCGCCGCGTTGGCCGCCCGCAACGAGCTGCCCGCCCCCGACCTCGGCGGCGAAGGGCCGGGCGACGACCCGGAGCAGGTGGACCCCGAGCCGTTCCCGCGCCGCCCACGCCGTCGCGGGGACACGGCGTGA
- a CDS encoding Na+/H+ antiporter subunit D: MTGYAALVPLPVVVPLLGAAFTLLLANRPRVQRTVSVVGLTTTLTVAAVLLVEAYRHGPVVVRIGGWPPPVGIVLVADQLAALMLVVSSAVTLCVLLYSIGQGRGEIGEVAPVTIYHPTYLVLTAGVTNAFLAGDLFNLFVGFEILLAASFVLITLGGTETRIRTGPTYVVVSILSSMIFLAGVGLVYAATGTLNMAQLAHRLDALPDAVRLCLQLMLLLAFGIKAAVFPLSAWLPDSYPTAPAPVTAVFAGLLTKVGVYAIIRTETLLFPGGEVSGPLMVVAGLTMLVGILGAVAQPDMKRLFSFMLVSHIGYMIFGVALGTVAGLAGAIFYVVHHITVQTTLFLVAGLVEARAGSTDLRRLGGLARVAPLLAVLFFVPAMNLAGIPPFSGFLGKLGLLQAGVAVGGPLPLALVAAGTATSLLTLYAASRVWNVAFWRAPQLATAEPPLRLPALMVGATTALVALGVLLTVVAGPLFGVTTDAATDLRARTPYVRAVLPGGAP; the protein is encoded by the coding sequence GTGACCGGGTACGCGGCGCTGGTGCCGTTGCCCGTGGTGGTGCCGCTGCTCGGGGCGGCGTTCACCCTCCTGCTCGCGAACCGGCCGCGGGTGCAGCGCACGGTCAGCGTGGTCGGGCTCACCACCACGCTGACGGTCGCCGCGGTGCTGCTCGTCGAGGCGTACCGGCACGGGCCGGTCGTGGTGCGGATCGGCGGGTGGCCCCCGCCGGTGGGGATCGTGCTGGTGGCCGACCAGTTGGCCGCGTTGATGCTGGTGGTCTCGTCGGCCGTCACGCTGTGCGTGCTGCTCTACTCGATCGGCCAGGGCCGGGGCGAGATCGGCGAGGTCGCGCCGGTGACCATCTACCACCCGACGTACCTCGTGCTCACGGCCGGCGTCACCAACGCGTTCCTGGCCGGCGACCTGTTCAACCTCTTCGTCGGCTTCGAGATCCTGCTGGCGGCGAGCTTCGTGCTGATCACGCTGGGCGGGACGGAGACGCGGATCCGGACCGGCCCGACGTACGTGGTGGTGAGCATCCTGTCCTCGATGATCTTCCTGGCCGGGGTCGGCCTCGTCTACGCGGCCACCGGCACCCTCAACATGGCCCAGCTCGCCCACCGGCTCGACGCGCTGCCCGACGCCGTACGGCTCTGCCTCCAGCTGATGCTGCTGCTGGCGTTCGGGATCAAGGCGGCGGTGTTCCCGCTGTCGGCGTGGTTGCCGGACAGCTACCCGACCGCGCCCGCCCCCGTCACCGCCGTCTTCGCCGGCCTGCTCACCAAGGTCGGCGTGTACGCGATCATCCGCACCGAGACCCTGCTCTTCCCCGGCGGCGAGGTCTCCGGCCCGCTGATGGTGGTGGCCGGCCTGACGATGCTGGTCGGCATCCTCGGCGCGGTCGCCCAGCCGGACATGAAGCGGCTGTTCTCGTTCATGCTGGTCAGCCACATCGGGTACATGATCTTCGGGGTGGCGCTCGGCACCGTCGCCGGGCTGGCCGGGGCGATCTTCTACGTGGTCCACCACATCACCGTCCAGACCACCCTGTTCCTGGTCGCCGGGCTGGTCGAGGCGCGGGCCGGCAGCACCGACCTGCGCCGGCTCGGCGGGCTGGCCCGGGTGGCCCCGCTGCTCGCGGTGCTGTTCTTCGTCCCGGCCATGAACCTCGCGGGCATCCCGCCGTTCTCCGGGTTCCTCGGCAAGCTCGGCCTGCTCCAGGCCGGGGTGGCCGTCGGCGGCCCGCTGCCCCTGGCGCTGGTCGCCGCCGGCACGGCCACCAGCCTGTTGACCCTCTACGCCGCGTCCCGGGTGTGGAACGTCGCGTTCTGGCGGGCGCCCCAGCTCGCCACCGCCGAGCCGCCGCTCCGGCTGCCGGCCCTGATGGTCGGCGCCACGACGGCCCTGGTCGCGCTGGGCGTGCTGCTCACCGTCGTCGCCGGGCCGCTGTTCGGGGTCACCACCGACGCCGCGACCGACCTGCGCGCCCGCACCCCGTACGTGCGGGCGGTGCTGCCCGGCGGCGCCCCGTGA
- a CDS encoding monovalent cation/H+ antiporter complex subunit F, with the protein MTAVLATVLTVLFSVTALLALARMYRGPSLLDRVIAADVLLNTMAGAVGAEAAVNRHATTLPVLVVLSLLGFVGAVALVRFAVQEEA; encoded by the coding sequence GTGACCGCCGTCCTCGCCACCGTGCTCACCGTGCTCTTCTCCGTCACCGCGCTGCTCGCGCTGGCCCGGATGTACCGCGGCCCCTCGCTGCTGGACCGGGTGATCGCCGCCGACGTCCTGTTGAACACCATGGCCGGGGCGGTCGGGGCGGAGGCGGCGGTCAACCGGCACGCCACCACCCTGCCCGTGCTCGTGGTCCTGTCGCTGCTCGGGTTCGTCGGCGCGGTGGCCCTGGTCCGCTTCGCGGTGCAGGAGGAGGCGTGA
- the mnhG gene encoding monovalent cation/H(+) antiporter subunit G: protein MTWAAAADWLGGACLVAGGLLSLAAGIGVLRFPDVLDRLHAATKPQVLGVLLLLAGLALRLRTSADLGMILLVAVFQLATAPVAAQMVGRAAYRSGRVNRDLLDADDLAGR, encoded by the coding sequence GTGACCTGGGCGGCGGCGGCCGACTGGCTGGGCGGCGCCTGCCTGGTCGCCGGGGGACTGCTCAGCCTCGCCGCCGGGATCGGCGTGCTGCGGTTCCCGGACGTGCTGGACCGGCTGCACGCGGCCACGAAGCCGCAGGTGCTCGGCGTGCTGCTGCTGCTCGCGGGGCTGGCGTTGCGCCTGCGTACCTCGGCCGACCTCGGGATGATCCTCCTGGTGGCGGTGTTCCAGCTGGCGACCGCCCCCGTCGCCGCCCAGATGGTCGGCCGGGCGGCGTACCGGTCGGGGCGGGTCAACCGAGACCTCCTCGACGCCGACGACCTCGCCGGCCGCTGA